In one Bacteroides intestinalis DSM 17393 genomic region, the following are encoded:
- a CDS encoding heavy metal-binding domain-containing protein — protein sequence MLVTTTPTIEGGRITRYYGIVSGETIIGANVFRDFFASIRDVVGGRSGSYEEVLREAKDIALREMQEHARALGANAVIGVDLDYETVGGSGSMLMVTACGTAVTVE from the coding sequence ATGTTAGTAACAACAACCCCAACTATCGAGGGTGGACGTATCACCCGCTATTACGGTATCGTTTCAGGCGAGACGATTATCGGTGCCAATGTATTCCGTGACTTTTTTGCCAGCATCCGCGATGTAGTGGGCGGACGTAGCGGCTCTTATGAGGAAGTGCTGCGCGAAGCGAAAGATATCGCCCTGCGTGAAATGCAGGAACACGCCAGAGCTCTCGGAGCAAATGCCGTGATAGGCGTGGATTTGGATTATGAAACTGTAGGTGGAAGCGGTAGTATGCTGATGGTAACCGCTTGCGGTACGGCTGTGACAGTAGAATAA
- a CDS encoding flotillin family protein yields the protein MTQEMMIMAAILVAVILLTFIGILSRYRKCKSDEVLVVYGKTGGDKKSAKLYHGGAAFVWPIIQGYEFLSMKPMQIDCKLTGALSAQNIRVDVPTTITVAISTDAEVMQNAAERMLGLTIDDKQNLITDVVYGQMRLVIADMTIEELNSDRDKFLSKVKDNIDTELRKFGLYLMNINISDIRDAANYIVNLGKEAESKALNEAQANIEEQEKLGAIKIANQIKERETKVAETRKDQDIAIAETKKLQEISVANADKDRISQVAIANAEKESQVAKAEAEKNIRIEQANTEKESRIAELNSDMEIKQAEAGKKAAIGRNEAQKAVAQSDAELAVTRANADKQAGEAEARSEAAVQAAREIAQKEVEEAKARKVESSLKAEKIVPAEVAKQEAILQADAVAEKITREAEARAKATLAQAEAEARAIQMKLEAEAEGKKKSLLAEAEGFEAMVRAAESNPAIAIQYKMVDQWKEIAGEQVKAFEHMNLGNITVFDGGNGGTSNFLNTLVKTVAPSLGVLDKLPIGETVKGIIHPEGKEDKQETQKDEPKKDDKKK from the coding sequence ATGACACAAGAAATGATGATTATGGCCGCCATACTCGTGGCGGTTATCTTACTTACCTTCATTGGTATACTTTCCCGCTACCGGAAATGTAAAAGTGACGAAGTACTGGTAGTATATGGTAAAACGGGCGGTGATAAGAAGTCTGCCAAGTTGTATCATGGTGGTGCTGCATTTGTGTGGCCGATAATCCAGGGATATGAATTCCTGTCCATGAAACCGATGCAGATAGACTGTAAACTGACTGGTGCACTGTCTGCCCAGAATATCCGTGTGGATGTACCGACCACGATAACAGTTGCCATCAGTACTGATGCGGAAGTAATGCAAAATGCTGCTGAACGTATGTTGGGGTTGACAATAGATGATAAACAGAACCTAATAACGGATGTTGTGTACGGTCAGATGCGTTTGGTCATTGCCGATATGACGATTGAAGAGCTGAACTCCGATCGCGATAAATTCCTTTCTAAAGTAAAGGATAACATCGATACGGAACTTCGTAAATTTGGTTTGTATCTGATGAACATCAACATCAGCGATATCCGTGATGCTGCCAATTATATTGTCAACCTAGGTAAGGAAGCTGAAAGTAAGGCGTTGAATGAGGCTCAGGCAAACATTGAGGAACAGGAGAAACTGGGTGCCATCAAGATTGCCAATCAAATAAAGGAACGTGAGACGAAAGTTGCCGAAACACGTAAAGACCAAGATATTGCCATTGCCGAGACTAAAAAATTGCAGGAAATCTCTGTGGCTAATGCTGATAAGGATCGAATCTCGCAGGTAGCTATTGCCAACGCTGAAAAAGAGTCGCAGGTGGCAAAGGCTGAAGCTGAAAAAAATATCAGGATTGAGCAGGCTAATACGGAAAAGGAAAGCCGTATTGCCGAACTGAATTCTGACATGGAGATTAAGCAGGCGGAAGCAGGAAAGAAAGCTGCTATCGGGCGAAATGAGGCTCAGAAAGCTGTGGCACAATCTGATGCCGAACTGGCTGTAACGCGTGCCAATGCCGACAAACAGGCCGGTGAAGCTGAAGCACGTTCGGAAGCTGCCGTACAGGCTGCCCGCGAAATAGCTCAAAAAGAAGTAGAAGAGGCTAAAGCCCGTAAAGTGGAATCTTCTTTGAAGGCTGAAAAGATTGTACCTGCTGAAGTTGCAAAGCAAGAAGCCATTCTTCAGGCTGATGCTGTTGCCGAAAAGATTACCCGTGAGGCTGAAGCTCGTGCAAAAGCAACTCTGGCACAGGCTGAGGCTGAAGCAAGAGCCATCCAGATGAAGTTGGAAGCTGAGGCTGAAGGTAAGAAGAAATCATTGCTTGCTGAAGCTGAAGGTTTCGAGGCTATGGTACGTGCGGCAGAATCTAATCCGGCTATCGCTATCCAATATAAGATGGTAGATCAATGGAAAGAAATTGCCGGAGAACAGGTGAAAGCATTCGAACACATGAATTTAGGAAACATTACTGTATTCGATGGTGGAAACGGAGGTACAAGCAACTTCCTGAATACATTGGTGAAGACGGTGGCTCCGAGCCTCGGTGTACTGGACAAACTACCTATTGGCGAGACCGTAAAGGGAATCATCCATCCGGAAGGAAAGGAAGATAAACAGGAAACCCAAAAGGATGAACCAAAGAAAGACGATAAGAAGAAATAA
- a CDS encoding CNNM domain-containing protein, giving the protein MGLVILYLTIALSLSFLCSILEAVLLSTPMSYISTKEKTHGKSAILLKKFKQDIDRPIAAILSLNTIAHTVGAAGVGAEAVKIFGEAYFGVISAILTILILVLSEIIPKTIGACYWRTLALPSARIINFLIIICYPLVWLSELITRLFSSGKQELSVSREEVSAMISIGVEEGVFQMKENKMIQNLIKLDKVKSQSIMTPRTVVATAPESMSLKEFYQDGKYKFYSRIPIYNDSEDYITGYVLRQTVLEKLAEDRFDMCLKDVARPILSFPKNSPVSTVWEQMLEKKEHISILIDEYGCFWGIVTMEDIIETALGFEIVDEKDSVTDMQKLARDKWQKKLAEAKIND; this is encoded by the coding sequence ATGGGACTTGTTATATTATATTTAACCATTGCATTATCATTATCATTTTTATGCTCCATCCTGGAAGCTGTTTTATTATCTACCCCAATGTCGTACATCTCCACCAAAGAGAAAACACACGGGAAAAGCGCTATTTTATTAAAGAAGTTCAAACAAGACATCGACCGGCCTATTGCCGCCATATTATCTCTGAATACCATTGCCCACACCGTCGGTGCGGCCGGTGTCGGTGCCGAAGCGGTAAAGATATTCGGAGAAGCTTACTTCGGTGTAATCTCCGCCATACTGACTATCTTAATTCTCGTTCTCTCAGAGATCATTCCTAAAACGATAGGCGCCTGCTACTGGCGCACACTGGCACTTCCATCAGCCCGTATCATTAATTTCCTTATTATTATCTGTTATCCCCTGGTGTGGTTGTCCGAGCTGATTACCCGTCTGTTTTCTTCCGGCAAACAAGAATTATCCGTAAGCCGCGAAGAGGTTTCGGCTATGATTTCCATCGGGGTAGAAGAAGGTGTTTTCCAGATGAAAGAAAACAAGATGATACAAAACCTCATTAAACTGGATAAAGTAAAATCACAATCCATTATGACTCCCCGTACTGTAGTGGCAACAGCTCCCGAAAGTATGTCTCTGAAAGAGTTCTATCAGGATGGAAAGTATAAGTTTTACTCTCGTATTCCAATTTATAATGATAGCGAAGATTATATCACAGGATATGTGTTGCGGCAGACTGTACTCGAAAAGTTAGCAGAAGACAGATTCGATATGTGTCTGAAGGATGTGGCCCGCCCTATCCTTTCCTTCCCGAAGAATAGTCCTGTTTCCACGGTTTGGGAACAGATGCTTGAAAAGAAAGAGCATATTTCAATCTTGATTGATGAATATGGCTGCTTCTGGGGAATTGTCACAATGGAGGATATTATCGAAACAGCCTTAGGTTTTGAGATTGTGGATGAAAAAGACTCCGTAACGGATATGCAGAAGCTGGCACGGGATAAGTGGCAGAAGAAGCTGGCAGAGGCGAAAATTAATGATTAG
- a CDS encoding sodium ion-translocating decarboxylase subunit beta produces the protein MENIDFATLFQGFGTMMESGYLLASARVFLILLGLLLIYLGWKGVLEPMVMIPMGLGMIAINCGTLFMPDGTLGNLFLDPMLSDTDDLMNTMQIDFLQPVYTLTFSNGLIACFVFMGIGTLLDVGFLLQKPFVSLFLALCAELGTFLTIPVASALGLTLQESASVAMVGGADGPMVLFTSLALAKHLFVPITAVAYLYLGLTYGGYPYLVKLLVPKRLRAIKMTSKKAPKNYDAKVKLAFSAVLCAVLCFLFPVASPLFFSLFLGVAVRESGMKHIYDFVSGPLLYGSTFMLGVLLGVLCDAHLLLDPKILKLLVLGIVALLLSGIGGIMGGYIMYFIKKGNYNPVIGIAAVSCVPTTAKVAQKLVSKDNPDSFILGDALGANISGVITSAIITGIYITIIPYL, from the coding sequence ATGGAAAATATAGATTTCGCGACCCTATTCCAAGGTTTTGGAACAATGATGGAAAGTGGCTACCTACTTGCATCAGCCCGTGTGTTTTTAATCCTTTTAGGTTTGTTACTCATATATCTGGGCTGGAAAGGAGTGCTTGAGCCTATGGTAATGATTCCGATGGGGCTGGGTATGATTGCCATCAATTGTGGAACACTTTTCATGCCGGACGGCACATTAGGCAACCTCTTTCTCGATCCGATGCTTTCGGATACGGACGACCTGATGAATACGATGCAGATAGACTTTTTGCAACCTGTCTATACACTGACGTTCAGCAACGGATTGATAGCTTGCTTTGTGTTTATGGGGATAGGCACGCTGCTGGATGTGGGCTTTCTGTTGCAGAAGCCTTTTGTCAGCCTTTTCCTGGCGCTGTGTGCGGAACTGGGGACTTTCCTGACTATACCCGTAGCTTCTGCCCTTGGACTGACATTGCAAGAAAGTGCTTCTGTAGCTATGGTAGGAGGTGCAGATGGTCCTATGGTTCTGTTCACATCACTGGCTCTGGCCAAACATTTATTTGTACCTATCACAGCAGTGGCTTATCTGTATCTGGGACTAACGTATGGCGGCTACCCGTATCTGGTGAAGTTACTGGTTCCAAAACGCCTGCGTGCCATCAAGATGACTTCGAAGAAAGCACCTAAAAACTACGATGCCAAGGTGAAACTGGCATTCTCGGCTGTGCTGTGTGCAGTGTTGTGCTTCTTGTTCCCGGTGGCTTCGCCGTTGTTCTTCTCTCTCTTCCTGGGAGTTGCCGTACGTGAATCAGGCATGAAGCATATTTATGATTTCGTCAGCGGCCCGCTGCTTTATGGCTCTACATTTATGTTGGGCGTATTGCTGGGCGTGCTTTGCGATGCGCACTTGCTGCTCGATCCGAAAATTCTGAAATTGCTGGTATTGGGTATAGTGGCACTGTTGCTTTCGGGTATCGGTGGCATTATGGGAGGATACATCATGTACTTCATTAAGAAAGGAAATTATAATCCGGTGATCGGCATTGCAGCTGTCAGTTGTGTGCCGACTACAGCAAAGGTAGCTCAAAAGCTGGTTAGTAAGGATAATCCTGACTCGTTTATTCTGGGGGATGCCTTGGGGGCAAATATCTCCGGGGTCATCACTTCGGCTATTATTACGGGTATTTATATCACGATCATTCCATATCTTTAA
- a CDS encoding IS110 family RNA-guided transposase, whose translation MNYSHFVGLDVGKKTFDASLMSADEKELSHKSFDNAPTGIQSLLDWIAGYHLSLSKLLFCAENMGSYVTELSVSSVSMGFSLALVCPLTIKKSIGLQRGKNDRIDAKRIANYAVLHYRKLELYKLPDKDLVRLRGWIIIRDNLVKQKVSSIKLLETFSRMAKLADVTESISFLEEQLKSIKERILEVEEDMEQLIAASTSLYTNYLLLRSIKGIGIINAIVLLCVTDNFQRFDNPRKFACYCGVAPFEHTSGISIRGKTQTSSLANKEVKVYLTRAAITAISWDPQMKAYYKRKIAEGKHKAAVINAVRAKIIARSFAVIRRQTPFVTLAV comes from the coding sequence ATGAATTATTCTCATTTTGTAGGTCTTGATGTAGGAAAAAAAACTTTCGATGCATCATTAATGTCCGCAGACGAAAAAGAGTTGTCTCACAAGTCTTTTGATAACGCTCCAACTGGGATCCAATCTTTATTGGATTGGATAGCTGGTTATCATCTCTCTTTATCCAAACTCTTGTTCTGTGCTGAAAACATGGGAAGTTATGTCACAGAGTTATCTGTTTCCAGTGTCTCCATGGGATTTTCCCTGGCTTTGGTTTGCCCGTTGACCATCAAGAAGTCCATAGGCTTGCAACGAGGCAAAAATGACCGCATTGACGCCAAAAGAATAGCGAACTATGCGGTATTACACTATCGAAAACTGGAGTTATACAAATTGCCTGACAAAGACTTGGTGAGACTGCGGGGATGGATTATTATACGTGACAATTTAGTCAAGCAAAAAGTATCAAGCATAAAGTTATTGGAAACATTCTCCCGGATGGCTAAGTTGGCTGATGTGACAGAATCTATTTCTTTTTTGGAAGAGCAGCTCAAGTCGATAAAAGAAAGAATCCTGGAGGTGGAAGAGGATATGGAGCAACTAATAGCCGCCAGTACATCGCTTTACACAAACTACTTGCTATTAAGAAGTATAAAAGGAATAGGAATTATCAATGCCATTGTATTACTGTGTGTTACTGACAATTTTCAAAGATTTGACAACCCGAGGAAATTTGCCTGCTATTGTGGGGTCGCCCCATTTGAACATACTTCAGGTATTTCCATACGGGGAAAAACGCAGACTTCTTCATTGGCTAACAAAGAAGTAAAAGTATACCTTACCCGGGCAGCTATTACTGCCATCTCTTGGGATCCGCAGATGAAAGCATACTATAAAAGGAAAATAGCAGAGGGGAAACATAAAGCAGCTGTAATCAATGCTGTAAGAGCCAAAATCATAGCAAGGTCTTTTGCTGTGATACGAAGGCAGACTCCATTTGTAACATTAGCCGTATAA
- a CDS encoding LiaF transmembrane domain-containing protein, translated as MEKKQNFPSHAGLSGKALIASLFIISGILLFARNVGWITYDLFSIVVSWHSLLIVLGIYTITRRHYLSGSILTLIGVYFLVGGLSWLPENSQTIVWPVALIVAGILFFVKSRRRERWMKSHMNGRYQDWAKRRGGHMHMNMENNEQQCESENGYLRSDNAFGSVRHVVLDELFKGASIRASFGGTVIDLRHTHLAPGETYIDIDCTCSGIELYIPSDWNVVPQCNAFAGGCEDKRWQGANINKESTLIIRGNISFGGLEIKD; from the coding sequence ATGGAAAAGAAACAAAACTTCCCGTCTCATGCAGGTTTATCGGGCAAAGCACTGATAGCTTCACTCTTCATCATCTCCGGAATATTACTGTTTGCCCGTAACGTAGGTTGGATTACGTATGACTTATTTAGCATAGTGGTATCCTGGCATAGTCTTCTTATTGTATTAGGTATCTACACGATAACGCGCCGCCATTATCTGAGCGGTTCTATCCTCACCCTGATAGGTGTTTATTTTTTAGTTGGAGGATTATCGTGGTTACCGGAGAACTCACAAACCATTGTCTGGCCTGTTGCACTGATTGTGGCGGGTATTTTGTTCTTTGTAAAATCCCGCCGTAGAGAACGCTGGATGAAAAGCCATATGAACGGCCGTTACCAGGACTGGGCTAAAAGAAGAGGTGGACATATGCACATGAATATGGAAAACAATGAGCAACAATGCGAATCGGAAAACGGTTATCTGCGTTCCGACAATGCTTTTGGTTCTGTACGTCATGTCGTATTGGATGAATTGTTCAAAGGAGCCAGTATCCGGGCTTCATTCGGAGGAACCGTCATTGATCTACGCCACACGCATCTTGCACCGGGAGAAACCTATATTGATATCGACTGTACTTGTAGTGGAATAGAGTTGTACATTCCTTCAGACTGGAATGTTGTACCTCAATGTAATGCTTTTGCCGGCGGATGCGAGGATAAGCGTTGGCAAGGAGCAAATATTAATAAAGAAAGTACACTAATAATCCGTGGAAATATTTCCTTCGGTGGATTAGAGATTAAAGACTAA
- a CDS encoding LytTR family DNA-binding domain-containing protein, with product MRAHPIIDYPYRWFPMLVLALVLAIIQATLLWGYTGADWLPAIIDGITTIGWLAALAYLAWFVVGQVSILQTNVITVVSGILLWIAGSFMVCDIMVRIAGIPYISFASTIPFRLLFGIPTWIAIILWYHLIVVKAPEAQEDEFIVPQSVKAEKTEEQEETIDRITVKDGARIHIIKVDELLYIQACGDYATLITPTGEYIKEQTMKYFEGHLPSDNFVRIHRSTIVNVTQISRVELFGKETYQVLLKNGTKLRVSLTGYRLLKEQLGI from the coding sequence ATGAGAGCACATCCAATTATAGATTATCCTTATCGTTGGTTTCCGATGCTTGTGCTTGCATTGGTTCTGGCAATCATCCAGGCAACCCTGTTGTGGGGATATACCGGAGCTGACTGGCTACCTGCCATCATCGACGGAATCACAACAATCGGATGGCTTGCGGCACTGGCATACCTGGCTTGGTTTGTAGTAGGCCAAGTATCCATTCTCCAGACAAATGTCATTACGGTTGTATCAGGAATATTGCTCTGGATTGCGGGCAGCTTCATGGTCTGCGACATTATGGTAAGAATTGCAGGAATACCTTATATCTCTTTTGCCTCTACCATACCTTTCAGACTTCTGTTCGGCATACCGACATGGATAGCCATTATATTGTGGTATCACCTGATAGTAGTGAAAGCCCCGGAAGCACAAGAAGATGAATTCATTGTACCGCAATCCGTAAAAGCAGAAAAAACGGAAGAGCAAGAGGAAACCATTGATCGCATTACTGTAAAAGACGGGGCACGAATACATATCATCAAAGTAGATGAACTGCTATATATCCAGGCGTGTGGAGATTATGCGACTTTGATCACCCCCACAGGAGAGTACATCAAAGAGCAAACCATGAAGTATTTTGAAGGACATCTGCCAAGTGACAACTTTGTGCGTATCCATCGTTCCACCATTGTAAACGTGACACAGATATCGCGGGTAGAACTATTCGGAAAAGAAACCTACCAAGTGTTATTGAAAAACGGAACTAAATTACGGGTTAGCCTGACGGGCTACCGGCTATTGAAAGAACAACTGGGAATATAA